Proteins from a single region of Dehalococcoidales bacterium:
- the radC gene encoding DNA repair protein RadC, which produces MTLEDSRPGHRKRLREKFLKSGLSGFHDYEIVELLLSLGTPRRDCKNAAKEAIKRFQTLRGVLESSPEELQQIDGIGAHSAFGIKLVQEVAREFLRAKMLEKPFYKSSQEVFDYLYHAMRGLKKEVFKVIYLTTQNQIIDTCDLSEGTVNSAAVSPREVIEGAIRNNAAALIFVHNHPSGITDPSPSDKSLTRELVYAGRVMRIKVLDHIIIGDNCYYSFAGEGLIEEYETDFVNLMLRGTSEARKRLYRARRPEDKL; this is translated from the coding sequence CTTTCACGACTATGAAATCGTGGAGCTGCTGCTGAGCCTGGGTACGCCGCGGCGGGACTGCAAGAATGCCGCCAAGGAGGCTATCAAGCGGTTCCAGACCCTGCGCGGCGTCCTGGAGTCATCGCCGGAAGAGCTGCAGCAGATTGACGGCATAGGGGCGCACAGCGCCTTCGGCATCAAGCTGGTGCAGGAGGTAGCCCGCGAGTTCCTCCGCGCCAAAATGCTGGAAAAGCCTTTCTACAAGTCCTCGCAGGAGGTGTTCGACTACCTTTATCACGCCATGCGCGGGCTGAAAAAAGAGGTATTCAAGGTGATATACCTCACCACCCAGAACCAGATTATCGATACCTGTGACCTTTCCGAGGGCACGGTCAACAGCGCCGCCGTTTCCCCCCGCGAGGTTATCGAGGGGGCCATCAGGAACAACGCCGCCGCTTTGATATTCGTCCACAACCACCCCTCCGGTATCACCGACCCCAGCCCCAGCGATAAAAGCCTGACCCGGGAGCTGGTCTATGCCGGCCGGGTGATGCGCATTAAAGTCCTCGACCATATTATTATCGGGGATAACTGCTACTACAGCTTCGCCGGAGAAGGGCTTATCGAGGAATACGAGACGGACTTCGTGAACCTGATGCTGCGGGGTACCTCGGAGGCGCGGAAGAGACTCTATCGCGCCCGCCGCCCTGAAGATAAACTCTAG